In the genome of Equus caballus isolate H_3958 breed thoroughbred chromosome 3, TB-T2T, whole genome shotgun sequence, the window TACTCAGGAATAGCGAGGACGCAGCAGGAAGTCATGTTGCCCCAAATCTGCTAGAGCAATGTTGGttctaaaagaaggaaatacaagaGACCTTGAAGCTGGTAAGGGGCCCATTTTTTCTTGACTTTgcaataaattttaatataatcacGGGGAAATTCTGAGATTTTAAAAGAGTTGCGGTAGACCCTTCTCAATAGGGTCTTGGAAGTCCTGACCGAGGGGAGCACATGAAGCGGGCTCTCTACCGTACTCTGTGGAACAAAGGCCAGGCTATGCTGGGCAGTGAACAGTGGGGGTTGGCTGGAGGCCTTGGACTCTTGGCTTTACTTAGAAAAAGCaggggcgaggggcggggggtgggggggggcgtgCATGAGGAGGTTGCAGATTGCCGAGTGACTCACACAGCCCTCAGGTGGAAATTTCTCCCGATGCTCAGTTCCCGGCCTTAGGAACTCCAGGAGTAGATCATATGTCTGTGGACCTATCTCCACCTCTGCAAAAGCGAGAGATTAAAGCCCCGCCCTCATTTCCCCAACTTTGAGAAGTAACTTCTGTACTGTGGGTCATTTGTTTGAAAGGGGAGCGAAGGGGGTTTGGCCGTCCCTGGCGAGGGCCCCAAAGCGCTAAACCACTTTAGCGGCAGAACGACGCGTCCGGGTGAGGCGTCCCCGCCGCGGACTCGGTGTACCCCGCACGCGGTCCGTCGAGCCTGTGCCCAGGGCAGCGCCGGCTCGCGGGAGGGAAGCTTTGAAGGTGGTTTTTCGAAATCACCCCGCGCATCACTCTGTCCTTAGAGCCTTGGGGCCGAGAGGGTACGGCGTCATcttcctcccaccagcccagACCAGGGCCCCCGGGGAAAGGTGCTGTAGAAATTCCCAGGCAAGCCCGGAGGCCGAGGACGCGCAGCTCCGATGGGGACCACTGAGGCGCGCCCCGGGAAGGCTCCCGCTGCAGCCCGCAGCCGCCGGGGCTCGCGCGGCCGTGCGACGGCGGGAGGGGACAGCCCCGCGGGCTGAGGGTGCGGGCCGCGCCCCGGATCTCCCGCCTTCCCTGCGTCCCGCCCGCCCGCTCGCGCCGCGctcaccgccaccgcctctccctcccctgcagccGCGCCGGGACCATGTCGGCGGAGACCGCGAGCGGCCCCACTGAGGATCAGGTGGAGATCCTGGAGTACAATTTCAACAAGGTCAACAAGCACCCGGACCCCACCACGCTGTGCCTCATCGCGGCCGAGGCGGGCCTTTCCGAGGAGGAGACCCAGGTGAGCCCCGGCGCGCGCCCCGCACTCCGACCCCTGCCCGCCCGGGCCGCCGCGCCCACCCTCGCCTGGGCCGTCTCGCGAAAGTGGGGGTCGCCGTCGCCTCCCCCCCTCCCCTGATCTTTCATCGCTTCTGCCCGCACCCCAGGAGCCCCATCCTAGGAGCTCAGACTCTGCATCGCTCCCACCGCCGCATCCCCGCTTCCTGGCTCCATGGTCGCCCCGTCTGTCCTTCCACCCCCAGCCCGCGCTGGCTCCCCCAGGAGCTGCTTAGAAAACCTCGCGTCCACCCTTCCTTCTCCTTGCTTTTCCGCTCTCCCCTACAGCCCGGGATAAACGCGCTCTCCTCCCTCCGGGCTGGGAGCAGCGTCCCTGGCCCACTCTTGTCTCGCTTTCTCGGGTGGTTTCTTCTCTGGGCTGTGAACGAAAGCTTCTGGAGAGGTGCGGTGTGCGCTTTCCGCGCCCAGCGCCCTCCTGTCTGTTCTCGGCGGGAAcgtcagagctggaaggcaccTTAGCGATGAGCTATAAATTCAGTCCTCAGGGTTGgtgaaggaggaaactgaggcccagagggagggagTTGCCAGGATGGCGCGGGTCCTTAgccatgctctttccactacatcGGGCAGCAGCTTTTCCTTAGCCACAGAGCTGACGCTGCAGGGAGCCAGGGAGATGGGGTTCAGAGTTTAAAAACTTCTCCAGCTCTAAGGTTTAgtctttttctggatttttccgAGAAGGTAGACATTTGCCATTACAGCTGGCGGGAGTGGAAGCAGATGTCCCCTGCagtgcattcatttatttatctgtttcttaAGGCTCCTATATTATCCGGAAAATCCTTTAGGGTAGAGAATGCAACCCTGCCCACGATTGCTAACCTCCAGGTGCAGAGTTGGCTCCTTTAactgactttttgtttgtttgtttaacccTGTCTAAACTCTGGCTTCTGTTTTCCCTTTGGTCATGGAAAGACAATTAGTGATGCATGATGATACTGCTTGGAACTGCTCTAGTATCTCTCCAGGGGAGCCCAGAGCGCTTCACCCCTCTAGTCTCAGCTCTGAAGCAGAGACATCCTTattcctcccattttacagaccagaGCAGCAGactctctgtcctctcctcacCGTGAACCATACTCAGTGGAGGCTTAAAAGCTTGTAATGGGTGCTCCAGTGGATCCTAGAACCAAGACCCCACATCCAAAATGATTTTTACTAATTAAGCCAGATGCACGTTGGAGAACCTGCCCATAAAAAAACCCCTCTCATTCATAGGGCAAATAGAAAGTCAAGCAGATCTGTTTTTAGCAAAGGCAACAGCTGTCGGCTCACCAGAACCAGAACTTAATGGAGAGTGATTTACTGTAACCCAAGTCTAACTGCTCATGTTTCCTGGAAGCCCCCGAGGAGGCAGCCTGCTGaagttttatcatttaaaatccTACGCTATATTTAGAAAGAGGAGTAATCACAGAGACAACGATAACTCATCTTTTAAACAGAAGGCTGTGGATTTATTGTGGGCACAGCGCCAACTAGGGGTCTAACCTCTTCTCAGCCTCTGAATTCTCCCATGGCCAGTTACCAtcatttccttacctgtaaagcAGAATAATTGTTGCCCTTTATAATGGCTGATACTTGCCACATATTGTTCCAGGTACCCTCCAAGTATTAAATCACTTGTTTGTCACAATAATGCTGTGAGGGaggtactattatccccattgtacagatgagggaactgaggcacagaaaggttgaaaAGCTTGCCCAAGACCACAACCGGAACTAACAGAGGTaggatttgaatcctggccaTCTGGGTCATGATCCAGGCCCCTAACCAACATGCCTTGTTGCCTCTACAGGAGAAGAATGGAAACaactgggtggggtgggagggaaggaccGAAAGTtctatttatgttatttttcttcttgaaaaaaaaaatccatgcatTAAATGCAAGTCATTCCAGGCTATATTCAATCTTTCTTCAAGATTCTCCTTCTATAAGAGAACTGAAACAAAATCAGGTGAggggcaggaagaaagaaaggcacCTGCTTCTTTCTGTGATTGAGGTCGGCCAATTCAGACCTCTGCACAGCAGGTTCATCTGCCCATCTTGGGCAGCCCTTCTCCAATTTCCCCTCTGCTCTCATCCTCAAATGGTAGACCCAACCCTGAAATGAGTGGGTGTAGGGGTGAGTCAGCCTCATAGCAGGGCCTCTGGCTTCCTTTTCCTGCCATGGGGCAACACCTTCTTCCTCCCTGaggctgccacagcttggcttgccccTCTGTCTTCCTGCCTAGACCTGCAGAGAAGCATCTGAGACCCCAGGGCTCAGAGAGAGGCAAAATTTAGCAAGTTCAGGGAAAGAGGCTTCCTGGGTACCCGAGGGTGCCTGCCCTCTGTCACCCTTACTGGATTGGGTCTCATCTTCCAACTTTCCATCCTTTAAACCCCCACCCCTTCCCAACCCTTCCCATCCTGTGACTGGTGGGTGAGAATGATTTCTTCTATAATCTTCTCAAGCAGTATTTACATTTCTTAAAGTGTCTTCTAAAAAAACAGTGTCTTCTGGAGATATAATGCCCAATGATGAACTTTCAGGGATTAATACAATTAGTTTTATTTGTGGCATCCTTGTAGGGGCCCTCTATATAACACCGTGAAAGCCAAGGTTTGCAGGGCCTACCTGTAAGCAGCTTCTGGCATCAGCACTTCCCCtgtttctattcttcattttgttgccCAATTGGAAAGGTCACCAGAGCCAAAATAATATTATTCCATATGCCTTATCCCTCCTCCCTAACACCACCCACCTCCAGAATCAGAATCAGACTCTTCATTTTCCTAGAACAAGTAATAGTTTAGTAGAAGAAAGATAAGCATGAGATGTGCCCATGAGATAGTTCACTAGAGCTGATCCACCACTGCTGATGCCCTGGCAAAGGCAACAGGAGCTAAAGGTTGAGACGTTATCTGACTGGGGGCTTTGATGTCCTCTGTAAACTGTTCCACTGTAGGACAACATTCTCTGCTATGGGGGGGGACATCTATAGGAACCCAGAGTGGGGTGAAGGGGGCTCTGATGGAAATATCTTTATGGGTTGCATTTGCTGGGATCTTAGAATGAGTTTTTCTCATGACAGTAATTAGATCTCTCCTACCTTTAAATTAGACAAACCTTGCAGAGTCCCAACCCCTGTGTCTTTTATTTACTTGAAGTCACTGTTAGAAGGAGCTGGGGAAGCTCTTTCATCAGCCCCTTGGGAGTTTGGGATGATCTGGCGTTTTCTGTTATCACTAAGTCAAGCCCAGTGTAGCTGGCGTTGGTTCTTAGAGAGGCTTccagtatttttatttgctctggATGTCCTGGGACTATTCCCAGAACTCAGTGGGTTTAGTTGTTAGATGTTTTATCAGTGGAATAAAAACCTCTAAATGTCTCcccctgaaaagaatgaaatgttaGTTActagagaaaaggacagaacaaTGTTATTTTGCCTCAAGCCCTCCCCATCTCAGTGTCTAATTATCATCTGTTCACTGGAGTAAATAAATCTCCTTCAATGGGTGAGCGTAATGAGGACTTTCATTTATAAGCAAGCAAGGGATGAATGTCTTTCCCAGGGGATCACTGaaacaaagaagaggaggatAAAGCCAGGTGGAAAATTAGCATTGATATGCGTGAGATGTGATAAggttagggagaaaaagcaagcaaGGTGTTTAATGGTTTTTGTTGGACAGCAACTAGTTTGCTAAATTTTTATATACATacttgatttaaaatatatatcttcaGAAAACAGTTGAGCTTTCCGTAAACCTCATCCCATCCCCCAATGCTGGGGCTCAATTTGTTAAGCGTTTGGATGCCAGCTCACCAGTTCACAAACGTGGTCCTTGCTGAAGTTATTTTCGGTAACCGTACATGAATATTCTGCTTCATTACTGGCGTCAGGTTGTGGGTGGCGCTTCGGAATGAGGCCAGCTGAATCATTTTGTCTTAAATGAATCCTGGTAGAAAATGAGACTCTCCTCCTCCAAGTTTTAATTAGTCAGTCTTTAAATCTCAGCTATTTATTCGGCTCTAGTAACTGGAAATCCTATTGAATCAGACCCAGTAGGCTTGAAACCCACCCCCCACCAGGAACTGCCTCATTAATGAGACTGGATCCACACTGCTCTCACACCAGATTCCAGAGttgacaacacacacacacagatgacaGAAGAAAATGTGCCCACCTTTAGCAACAGAACTTTGGTTAAAGCCACCGAAGTTACGAGAGCTCTCTTCTCCTTAAGGTTAGTGATCCCTATGAGTGAAATGTGGCACCTGGAGAGCAACCCCCAAAGAGAAGACTTCGCTAAGGGTAGCCTGCTGCCTCTGGCTTTAGATGACTATATAAGACAGCTGATCTTGCCAGCTGTGTAAGGCATTTCAGTGTGTGAGCTCTCTTGTACAGTTAGCATGAGTTGTTGGTGTGGTCGTATGCTGTGCAGCCAGCTTAGCCCTAAATGGTCGTGTGGCCTCCCTCCTTTCAAGCTCTTGATCCTTGATCCTTTGAAGCACTCCTTCCCTGTGGTTCTCACCCTTTCTTCTGGTGTTGGGCTTATGCCGAACTACCCTTCAGCTCCCCAGATCTCTGCAGAGATGAGATCATCCCAAGGATGGCCCTAGAGCCCACCTGTTTGTTCTGAGGTTAAATCTGCATCTGGGCAGGTGTCGACCGACTCATGCCAAGTCAGGAGTCCTCTAGGTGTTTCTCACCACACCTTCTCCATCAGCACATCCCAGGTCTGGCATCCCACAGCTGTGCTCTTTCTGCTTCGTTTCTATCCTCTCATCTTCCTACCCCTAGAACAGGTGAATTTTAGAAACCCCAGGAGGGACAAAAGAGAGCCCCTAAGCTCACCTCTTCATTTCCAGGTGAGCTGACTGGCTCTATTTTTAGGGACTCCTTCAAGGTCTCATAGCCAATTGGTTACAGAGGACCTTCCTATTGGCAGGCCCAGGACTGCAGAGCCCCCTGTGGTCAGCTACCCAAGCAGCTTGCCTGTTTGCATCAGCATGACATGAACATCTCCTCATTCTCAGTGTTTGCCATGGTGCGTGAAAGGTTGGGAAGCACAGGAGAATAGAGTGTGGGGCTCCCAGCTTCCCATAGAGCTCTCTGACTCGCATTCTCCCATGTGGGTCAATGCttgctgcttctctttcctcactAGATCCTCTTCaaagttttttgggtttttgttttgttttgttttgttttggtgaggaagattgaccctgagctaacacctgttgccaatcttcctctttttgcttgaggaagagtggacctgagctaacaactgtgcccaccctcctctgtttcgtatgtggagcgcctccacagcatggcttgatgagtagtgtgtaggtccacacccgggatccaaacccatgaacctaagccacagaagcagagtgcactgaactcaaccactacgccactgggccgacccctcaaagttgtttttttaaaatcccagtTTCCTCCTGGCCAATGTCGTCCATACACTAGCCTTTCCCCCAGCGTGGGTCTCCTTACCTCCTCTTTGCAGAGTCCCCCACCCCTCAGTAGCATAATGGGCAGCCACTGCCTTACAACATATGAAAATGTTGTAGCCTTCACATGGTACCACGTGCATCTGGGGCCTTCCCTAAATCCATGGTCACTCTCATGAGGTGTGCATATCTGGGTCCTGAAGAGCTACAAGACTCTGAGTAAACTGTAGTAGGTCCTTTATCTTCTCTCACTGCTCGGCAGCCCTGGAGCTCGAGAGACTGAGCTAGCCTACTCCACAGATCCCCAAGAAGGAGTTCTCTGAGCTTGTCCAGTGCTTAGTTTTCCattcattttattcaacaaacaccTACTAAGTGCTACCGATGGGCAAGGCCCTTGGTGAGATCGGCCCACATTGATGAGATGTAGCAGCCATAGAGATCTATGTGGGGCAATTGAAGGAGgtgcttcaatttcttttattcatttgacaaatattgattAATCTCTGTTAAGCCCTTGTGCTAGGGGCTAAGGACGCAATGAGGATACGATGAATACAGTCTCTGCTTTCATGGATCTTATATTCTAGAAGGAAATACAGCTTAAAAActgaatacacaaataaataattacagatattaaaaatttctgtgaGGGTGATAAACTACTGAAATGGGTGGAGAAGCTAGTTTAGATaaagtggtcagggaaggcttcattgAGAGGGTCCTATTTAAGCTGAGACCGGAGGATGAGAAGGAGATCATCAGCTAAAGAATGAAGACAGAACATTCTAAACataggaaacagcatgtgcaaaagtcctgaggcaggaaaggtAAGTGTCACAGTGCGAAGAACCATTCCCATGGACACATTCTTTGCTCTCCTCCTTTCCATTTGGGCCACAGAAGGGAATgaacttcctttccttttatgAAAATAATGGTTTCGTTATTTCAGTATGTGACAGGTAATTTTGCACATTTCCCTCCTCCAGAAATGGTTCAAGCAGCGCCTGGCCCAGTGGCGGCGGTCGGAAGGCCTGCCCTCAGAATGCAGATCCGTTACAGACTAAGGAGACGGTGGGCATTGGCAGCTTCCCTTCATGA includes:
- the HOPX gene encoding homeodomain-only protein, whose translation is MSAETASGPTEDQVEILEYNFNKVNKHPDPTTLCLIAAEAGLSEEETQKWFKQRLAQWRRSEGLPSECRSVTD